The Ornithorhynchus anatinus isolate Pmale09 chromosome X5, mOrnAna1.pri.v4, whole genome shotgun sequence nucleotide sequence GTAAATGATGCCTTTTACAAAGCGGTTTGGCATTTGAAAGACCAAGAGCCAAAGAAATCTGAACTTGAAGGCAAAAAACCTTAAGTTTCTGCCTTCTTTGTGTGTTAATAAAAGACTTCAGATTTATGATTAAGTGCAAGATACTAGACAAACCTAAATGATTTATTTAGAACCACCTAAGTATTCAGGAGCAGAACTAGATCAAACCAAGATCTTGGTTCCCGCCAAACCATTTGGGAACTCTACCCTTACTCTAACAAAGCATGCCACAGGGCAAGTTGGGGActccagggggcagagaggggagagagaaacaaagacTTCTTTACCTTTGTCAATATGAACTTCCAGTATTTTTTTCTCACGGACGATTTTCCTCCCATTGCAACTCTTGCATCTGTCCTTAGGACTGATTCTTTCCCCGTGGCCCTGGCATTCCATGCACACGGACTGGATTTGTTGAACCATTCCAGGTCCTATCTGATGAATCCTTATTTGCATCCCAGTTCCTCGACAGTTAGGGCAGCATTCGACCGCACCCTTTTTACCACCCCTACCTGAACCCCAGGAGATTAAAAAGATTGTTAGTATATTTAGCAGCAGAATACTGGGGCAGCAATAGCTTTCCAGAACAGGTAAAGTTATCCCCCCCTGACCCTCAATAGGCCAGAAACTGCACAAAAGCAGAATTTTCAGCATGTCTATAGTCACATTCCAGATCATTTAGATTTGTTAATGTTGAGATGGAAGGATATAGAGAGGAAGTGTTACTTCTAATAGGCTCTTTAAACAAatactctccccaaccttccaAAGCTCTACAAATAATCCCCCCCACACACTTTGACTGCAGTTATCCcgttctccacccccacccacccccgaggCAGAGAAAGAATGGCCAGTTTCTACCATTTTATGCCAACCTTTCATGCCAACTCACTACTGTTCACCCTGGCAATCTTCTGCTGTGGACCTAGAGAACAGGTGTGGGACAGATCCAGAGGTATAGAATCATGTAACGTAAAGGtgtttgggggagtgggaggaatttcatgtctctcccctctccttggcTTGCTGGGCCTCACATAGGGCCTGAGAACTGGGTAGTTGGTAACTTCCCCAGAATTAGTGTCAGGAAACATAAGGGATTTGGGGGagtagggaaggaggagagtgaacacgtacaacagaggtggtgttTTATAATTGGCAACAGAGCTGAAGAGAGAACCtgaccttgagggcagtgatcatgcaaCTTGCGTCTGTGGTACTCTTACAAGAACTTAGTAGTCTGGACACAGTAGGTcctcaaacaccactgactgatcaaaagTTCATAGTCACTAACTTGAAAAGAGGGAGTTCTTACAGCCTCATGGGAAATGGAGTACCTCACATCATGACCACCTACATTTTCTCTTAAAGTGTTTTAAAAATTACCTTTTATGGATTCCATCAACACCCTCCCCCCCATTTCTGTGCTTTCTCCTCTTAGATTTCATTCCCCCTCAGTTGTCAGGCAGTTTTCACTGCAACTGCTACTCCACCCCTCAGAGCTGGACTAAGGGAACATGTTCTTAACTCCTCCCGTCtcagttatttaaaaaaaaaaaaaaaaaaaaaagggacaggaTAAAGATACTGCAGTTGCAAAGCAAGTTATTGCAGAGGCCAAGGATATAAAACAGGTTTGAGATATTGTGATGGAAAAGACTGCAAAAGTCACCTGAAGGTGGTAATCTTGGGTAAAAATTCTGAGTTTTTCTTTCCCtaattccatctccctccctgtcaTCATTGGGGGTGAGACACATAAAGGCTTGGAGAAGGTGAATGAAGGgctgcgttttttttttttttcttgaaacaaATTCTAGAGGGACTGTCTTGGTTCGGGGAACAATTCAGTATTGAAAGGGGAAGCAGAGTAACCAAAGCCGCCCAGAGTAATCAGGGCAGCTAAACCAGTGTTCTAGTTCACTTTGACACCTCAGTACATtcaagagaggcaggagggggacaaCAGATACTGACTCGAATTTGGGGGCATAGTTCTTGGCTAAATTTTTGCAACCTTTCTCTCCAGTGAGCCACAGCTATCCAAAATACCATGTAACTTTACACCCAAAATTGATGACCTGTGGTTTAGCTGTAGGAAGATGGCTTATAGATAACACTTAAATTTGCATTTAAACATCAGATGCACACAACTTTCCTCTACCTGCATGTTGCTTTTAAGGACTTTACATCTCTCCTCTCGTAAACTCCCTGAAAGCAGtcaaggatcaggtctactatTACTTTAAACTCCCAAGAACCCAGAAGAGCTACGCAACCTGGTATTTGATAATACCTGACTGACACTGTTCTAAAGAAAAGGAACCGTTTACCTGACTCACTTAGATCCTGGTTTTAACAAAGGGGGGTGTAAGTTCTAGACTACCTCACCACTCAAAACATCACAAAACTTTAGAATGTTCACTATAGCTACAGCAGAACTTTCAGCTTCAGTAACAGGCAATACAGGTCACAAAAAtgaaagtaaaatagaaaagGAACAAAGTTCAGTCCACGAGGTTGAAGGAAATGTGTATGCTTCAAAAAATGTTGACACAGAACATTACCTACCTTCACATTTGTCACAAATGACATTTTTTTGTAATGCCAGTTTTCTTGTTGCTCCATTATACAGGTCTTCTAAGTTCACTGATAACTGATGAACAACATTTTTACCTGCAGGCAAGAAACAGTACTGAATCGGCCTCAAAAACTGTTCTCTGCCcatccccccacacccaccccaatCCCATTCATGCTTTATATTATAAGGCATGGATGTCTTATTAATGTCACCTAATCTGAAAATTCAGAAGATCATGCAGATAGTTTGAAATGATTCAGTATCACCCCCACCAAAGAAAATATCTTTTTAATTCTGTGCACTAGTCATACTACACAGTAGAGTCAGCAACATATTACTGTAATACACTAATTTATATGGGTTTTTTTCCCACAAGACCCCAGTTAGAAATGCTTGACGGCGAGTGGACTGGCAAACGCTCGCTAAATTGACAAACTATATtgatcctacctctcctctctcgttgcattcttcctcctccgccaAAAAACATATCGAAGATATCCATGGGTGACCCAAAACCACCACCGGATCCACCCTCTTTGATAGCCTGTTCACCACCCTTGTCATAGAGGTCTCTCTTCTTTGCGTCGGAGAGTACTTCATAAGCTTGAGAAATCTGTTTGAACTGTAAAGAGATAGCACGCTTTAATACCAAAATGATGACATCCAAATGTCTAAATGTAATATTTACACTGAGTATTGCACTTGTAGAGATAAATTTGTTTAAGATTATTACATCTGTGCCTGTAGCTCTTGAACCAACGCTTTCCACAAAAAGATTAAGCATCGCCTTAAGCAAACAGTAAATTCATAAGTTGATGTACTTTCCAAAGTTCAGAAGTGTTCACTTTATGCAAGAACAAGGAGAAATATACTTACCTTTTCACCTTCATTGGGATTCTTATCTGGGTGGTACTTCAGGGCCAGCTTCCTGTATGCCTTTTTCAGTTCATCCTGGGAGGCATTGGGCTTCACGCCCAAGACATCATAGTAAGTCGTTTCCTTCACCATTTTCTACAGCCTGCTGCCAAAATAAGAGTGCGTTTGAGACCACtgaattggggagggggggcgaagaaccaacaggatattTCTAAGTCACATTACGCTCCAAGCAACACCGTGGGGTTTACTGTTTTCCAGCAGGAAACttttagctgatttttttttttaaataccgtAGTTAGCTATCCATGACAATGGAGGCCAAAGAGGAATGAATCTATGAAATCCACAGACGATCACTCATTTTAACCAGTAAATCTCCACCACCACCCCACACACATACTCCCAATGCACCAAACTGACAGATAAGT carries:
- the DNAJA1 gene encoding dnaJ homolog subfamily A member 1 isoform X2: MVKETTYYDVLGVKPNASQDELKKAYRKLALKYHPDKNPNEGEKFKQISQAYEVLSDAKKRDLYDKGGEQAIKEGGSGGGFGSPMDIFDMFFGGGGRMQRERRGKNVVHQLSVNLEDLYNGATRKLALQKNVICDKCEGRGGKKGAVECCPNCRGTGMQIRIHQIGPGMVQQIQSVCMECQGHGERISPKDRCKSCNGRKIVREKKILEVHIDKGMKDGQKITFHGEGDQEPGLEPGDIIIVLDQKDNTVFTRRGEDLFMCMDIQLVEALCGFQKPISTLDNRTIIITSQPGSIIKHGDIKCVLNEGMPIYRRPYEKGRLIIEFKVNFPESGFLSSDKLSLLEKLLPERKEVEESEEMDQVELLDFDPAQERRRHYNGEAYEDDEHHPRGVHRIFFTWDW
- the DNAJA1 gene encoding dnaJ homolog subfamily A member 1 isoform X3 — translated: MVKETTYYDVLGVKPNASQDELKKAYRKLALKYHPDKNPNEGEKFKQISQAYEVLSDAKKRDLYDKGGEQAIKEGGSGGGFGSPMDIFDMFFGGGGRMQRERRGKNVVHQLSVNLEDLYNGATRKLALQKNVICDKCEGRGGKKGAVECCPNCRGTGMQIRIHQIGPGMVQQIQSVCMECQGHGERISPKDRCKSCNGRKIVREKKILEVHIDKGMKDGQKITFHGEGDQEPGLEPGDIIIVLDQKDNTVFTRRGEDLFMCMDIQLVEALCGFQKPISTLDNRTIIITSQPGSIIKHGDIKCVLNEGMPIYRRPYEKGRLIIEFKVNFPESGFLSSDKLSLLEKLLPERKEVEESEEMDQVELLDFDPAQERRRHYNGEAYEDDEHHPRGGVQCQTS
- the DNAJA1 gene encoding dnaJ homolog subfamily A member 1 isoform X1; the encoded protein is MVKETTYYDVLGVKPNASQDELKKAYRKLALKYHPDKNPNEGEKFKQISQAYEVLSDAKKRDLYDKGGEQAIKEGGSGGGFGSPMDIFDMFFGGGGRMQRERRGKNVVHQLSVNLEDLYNGATRKLALQKNVICDKCEGRGGKKGAVECCPNCRGTGMQIRIHQIGPGMVQQIQSVCMECQGHGERISPKDRCKSCNGRKIVREKKILEVHIDKGMKDGQKITFHGEGDQEPGLEPGDIIIVLDQKDNTVFTRRGEDLFMCMDIQLVEALCGFQKPISTLDNRTIIITSQPGSIIKHGDIKCVLNEGMPIYRRPYEKGRLIIEFKVNFPESGFLSSDKLSLLEKLLPERKEVEESEEMDQVELLDFDPAQERRRHYNGEAYEDDEHHPRATGVHRIFFTWDW